A genomic stretch from Desulfotignum balticum DSM 7044 includes:
- a CDS encoding XrtA system polysaccharide deacetylase: protein MGLNTTASAEKPSILLTFDVEDWFQVENLKSQIPVSTWHQRELRVQKNTDLILDLLDSFDFGPKATFFVLGWVAQKCPDLVQNIAQRGHEVASHGFGHGLCSQMTPKELAQDLDMSRKMLEDMLGLPVSGYRAPSFSITPTALNLIQKAGYRYDSSYNSFSGHGRYGKFDFSQFSKHRGSVCISPGFCEVPVSNFEFRGRVLPLGGGGYFRLLPHAFFKLGMQSVLKKQNAFVFYAHPWEFDPDQPRVIGIHPWLKFRHYTSLNRTASKLAAMIQAFKWARFETVSRFLAQMPC from the coding sequence TTGGGTTTGAATACCACGGCATCGGCAGAGAAGCCTTCCATCCTGCTGACCTTTGATGTGGAGGATTGGTTCCAGGTTGAGAATCTCAAGTCACAGATTCCGGTTTCAACCTGGCACCAGCGGGAACTGCGGGTTCAAAAAAACACAGACCTGATTCTGGATCTGCTGGATTCTTTTGACTTTGGACCCAAAGCCACCTTTTTTGTGCTGGGTTGGGTAGCCCAAAAATGCCCGGATCTGGTGCAAAATATAGCCCAAAGGGGCCATGAAGTCGCATCCCACGGATTTGGGCACGGTTTGTGTTCACAAATGACCCCAAAAGAACTGGCCCAGGATCTGGATATGAGCAGAAAAATGCTGGAAGATATGCTGGGCCTGCCGGTTTCAGGGTACCGCGCCCCAAGTTTTTCCATCACACCAACGGCGCTGAATTTGATCCAAAAGGCCGGCTACAGGTATGATTCCAGCTACAATTCCTTTTCGGGCCATGGCCGCTATGGGAAATTTGATTTTTCACAATTTTCAAAACACCGGGGATCTGTCTGCATCAGCCCGGGTTTTTGTGAAGTGCCGGTGAGCAATTTTGAGTTCCGCGGCCGGGTTCTGCCCCTGGGCGGAGGCGGATATTTCAGGCTGCTGCCGCACGCTTTTTTCAAGCTTGGGATGCAGTCTGTCTTAAAAAAACAAAATGCGTTTGTGTTTTATGCCCATCCCTGGGAATTTGATCCGGACCAGCCCCGGGTCATAGGAATCCACCCCTGGCTGAAATTTCGTCATTACACCAGCCTGAACCGCACCGCCTCAAAACTGGCCGCCATGATCCAGGCCTTTAAATGGGCCAGGTTTGAAACTGTCAGCCGGTTTTTGGCGCAGATGCCATGCTGA
- a CDS encoding glycosyltransferase: protein MKQRPIRVLQLGSPAGLYGAERWILALVRYLNPAKVESVVGVIKDDPGKADPPLIREAAALGFQTVTINAPGRINLSAVRRLRQYIFANKIDILHTHWYKTDMIGFLAVMGTRCKIISTPHGWSKEAGFALKCYEMMDRMIFPWLDAVVPLSPELYAGLEKKFFVKKKLTFIQNGVDINEIDAVTTIPAQINCIKQSGHIVIGYVGRLIQGKGIDTLLKALARVRSFSWHLVVVGEGDHQDPLVQAAKDLHIFRHVLFTGFKPDRLSYLKSFDLFVLPSLSEGIPRCLMEAMGAEIPVVASDISGCRILVKQGHTGFLFEPGNDVELAGILEYLVRDMQTAQMTASKAARLIRTEFSAGKMALDYQHLYDCLTGSHK, encoded by the coding sequence ATGAAACAAAGGCCCATCCGTGTTTTACAGCTGGGAAGCCCTGCCGGGCTGTATGGTGCGGAACGATGGATTCTGGCTCTGGTCCGGTACCTGAACCCTGCCAAAGTGGAATCTGTTGTCGGTGTGATCAAAGATGACCCGGGAAAGGCAGACCCGCCCCTGATCCGGGAGGCGGCCGCCCTGGGATTTCAAACTGTCACGATCAATGCGCCGGGCAGAATCAATCTGTCTGCTGTCAGAAGACTGCGGCAGTATATCTTTGCAAACAAGATCGATATTCTTCATACCCACTGGTACAAAACCGATATGATCGGGTTTCTGGCTGTCATGGGAACCCGGTGTAAAATCATCTCCACCCCCCATGGCTGGAGCAAAGAAGCGGGATTTGCCCTCAAATGCTATGAAATGATGGACCGGATGATATTTCCCTGGCTGGATGCCGTAGTCCCTTTATCACCGGAGCTGTATGCCGGCCTTGAAAAAAAATTTTTTGTCAAAAAAAAACTGACTTTTATTCAAAACGGGGTGGATATCAATGAGATAGATGCAGTGACCACCATCCCGGCACAGATCAATTGCATCAAACAATCCGGCCATATAGTGATCGGATATGTCGGCCGTCTGATTCAAGGCAAGGGAATCGACACGCTTCTGAAAGCGCTGGCCCGGGTCCGGTCTTTTTCATGGCATTTGGTTGTGGTGGGGGAGGGAGATCATCAAGATCCGTTGGTGCAGGCAGCCAAAGATCTGCACATTTTTCGGCATGTTCTGTTTACCGGGTTTAAACCGGACCGGTTGTCGTATTTAAAAAGTTTTGATCTGTTTGTGCTTCCCTCACTCTCAGAAGGAATTCCCCGGTGCCTGATGGAAGCCATGGGCGCGGAAATTCCAGTGGTGGCATCTGATATATCCGGCTGCCGGATACTGGTAAAACAGGGGCATACCGGCTTTTTATTCGAGCCGGGAAATGATGTTGAACTGGCTGGGATTTTGGAATATCTGGTCAGGGATATGCAAACAGCGCAAATGACAGCCTCAAAAGCAGCCAGACTGATCAGAACAGAATTTTCAGCCGGAAAAATGGCATTGGATTACCAGCATCTTTATGATTGTTTGACAGGCAGCCATAAATGA
- a CDS encoding TIGR03087 family PEP-CTERM/XrtA system glycosyltransferase, producing the protein MTDPKPRLLYICHRIPFPPDKGDKIRTFHQITYLCRKWQIDLVTFADDPGDVRFAADLEKLCEKVFVFPVNALKAKIKGILGFVAGKSITQGYFYDAAARHRVLALLNEKPYQAVFCFSSSMAPYVLYNLPAIRKKKPAPRLVMDFCDVDSDKWRQYAKTARFPMSKIFLAESRRLLAYEKKINQSFDVSIFVSENEAALFKGQVPGARHVTPVPNGVDADYFCGDTQLPEPGSDPTLVFTGAMDYYANIDGVIWFYKKILPQIKKVFPQIRFLIVGSNPSPEIRALSKTAGVVVTGYVADIREYYQKATVCVVPLRIARGIQNKVLEAMAMGRPVVATSAAFCGINAWAGTHVLVADTETEFAGAVVTLLKNRPYALSLGRSAREMIKTRYAWQTCLEKLDHLLS; encoded by the coding sequence ATGACTGATCCAAAGCCCAGGCTGCTGTATATCTGCCACCGGATTCCTTTTCCACCTGATAAAGGGGACAAGATCCGCACCTTTCATCAGATAACCTATCTGTGCCGAAAATGGCAGATTGATCTGGTCACCTTTGCAGATGATCCGGGTGATGTGCGGTTTGCCGCAGACCTGGAAAAACTGTGTGAAAAGGTGTTTGTTTTTCCGGTAAATGCACTGAAGGCGAAAATAAAAGGCATCCTGGGGTTTGTTGCAGGAAAATCGATCACACAGGGGTATTTTTATGATGCCGCAGCCAGACACCGGGTGCTGGCGCTGTTAAATGAAAAACCCTACCAGGCTGTTTTTTGTTTTTCCTCTTCCATGGCTCCCTATGTGCTTTATAACCTGCCGGCCATCAGAAAAAAAAAGCCGGCTCCCCGGCTGGTCATGGATTTTTGTGACGTGGATTCTGATAAGTGGCGCCAGTATGCCAAAACCGCACGATTCCCCATGTCAAAAATTTTTCTGGCTGAGTCCAGGCGGCTGCTGGCGTATGAGAAAAAAATCAACCAGTCATTTGATGTTTCCATCTTTGTTTCTGAAAATGAAGCTGCCCTGTTTAAGGGGCAGGTGCCGGGTGCCAGACATGTGACCCCGGTGCCCAACGGGGTGGATGCAGATTATTTCTGCGGGGATACGCAATTACCTGAACCCGGCAGTGATCCCACCTTGGTGTTTACCGGTGCCATGGATTATTATGCCAATATTGACGGGGTAATCTGGTTTTACAAAAAAATTTTGCCGCAGATAAAAAAAGTTTTCCCACAGATCAGATTTTTGATTGTGGGAAGCAATCCATCCCCTGAGATCAGAGCATTGTCAAAAACAGCCGGTGTGGTTGTCACAGGGTATGTTGCAGATATCCGGGAATATTATCAAAAAGCAACGGTGTGTGTGGTGCCTTTGCGCATTGCCAGGGGAATTCAGAACAAGGTGCTTGAGGCCATGGCCATGGGCCGGCCGGTGGTTGCCACATCTGCTGCTTTTTGCGGTATCAATGCCTGGGCCGGGACCCATGTGCTGGTGGCAGACACAGAAACCGAGTTTGCCGGGGCGGTTGTGACGCTTTTGAAAAACCGGCCATATGCCCTCTCTCTGGGCCGGTCAGCCAGGGAGATGATCAAAACCCGGTATGCCTGGCAGACCTGCCTGGAAAAACTGGATCATCTGTTGTCGTGA
- the asnB gene encoding asparagine synthase (glutamine-hydrolyzing), with translation MCGIAGIIQFVPHNRDSAMAQITNMADTMAHRGPDEQGVYVDDHAALGHKRLRIIDLSTGQQPMASQDQTLHIVFNGEVYNFQEIKIELVRKNYRFSTTSDTEVVLNAYIEWKEACVKKFNGMFAFAIWDSRKKTLFAARDRVGKKPFYYFWDGKRFAFASELKAILAAGLSQKKIDPKALDCYFSFGYIPVPYSIYDDISKLPSAHTLTLTSDGLNLKKYWHLDFGSTRDLTMDQASDRLTELLYDAVKLRLISDVPLGAFLSGGIDSSLVVSFMAKISSQPVATHTIGFDETGFNELPAAGMVADFLKTDHHQFIVNPDASQTLEKIAAFFDEPFADSSALPTWHVCRMAGKNVTVALSGDGGDEGFGGYTFRYLPHQMESRLRSVLPAVLRTPLFSLIGALYPAGPGLPRFLRLKTIFENLAVSDAQAFYNDLIWLRQKIRQNLYAKGFMDALKGFTPAETVMPVYQKSSGTDPVSRSQHTDIQCYMTDDVLVKVDRMSMAHSLEVRNPLLDYRILEFAAALPLNLKVSHGSGKRLLRHLAAKHLPPQIIDLPKQGFAIPAAHWLRKDLNAFAHDHIFNSEVVLSCMNPAQLHTLWSRHQQGRADHSVLLWGLMMLGLWEKQFHKGPLQ, from the coding sequence ATGTGCGGTATAGCCGGAATCATTCAGTTTGTGCCCCATAACCGGGACAGCGCCATGGCGCAGATTACAAACATGGCAGACACCATGGCCCACCGCGGCCCTGATGAACAAGGGGTTTATGTGGATGATCATGCGGCCTTAGGCCACAAACGGTTGCGCATCATTGATCTTTCTACCGGCCAACAGCCAATGGCAAGCCAGGATCAAACCCTGCACATTGTGTTTAATGGAGAGGTGTACAATTTTCAAGAGATAAAAATAGAACTGGTGCGCAAAAATTACCGGTTCAGCACCACATCAGATACAGAAGTGGTGCTGAATGCCTATATTGAATGGAAAGAAGCGTGCGTTAAAAAATTCAACGGCATGTTTGCCTTTGCCATCTGGGACAGCCGGAAAAAAACGCTGTTTGCCGCCCGGGACCGGGTGGGCAAAAAACCGTTTTACTATTTCTGGGACGGCAAAAGGTTTGCTTTTGCCTCGGAACTCAAGGCGATCCTGGCTGCGGGCCTGTCACAGAAAAAAATAGATCCAAAAGCCCTGGACTGCTATTTTTCCTTTGGCTATATCCCGGTTCCTTATTCAATTTATGATGACATATCCAAACTGCCTTCTGCCCACACCCTGACCCTGACATCTGATGGCTTGAATTTGAAAAAATACTGGCATCTTGATTTCGGGTCAACCCGTGACCTGACCATGGACCAGGCTTCAGACCGGTTGACGGAACTGCTGTATGACGCGGTAAAGCTCCGACTGATCAGTGATGTGCCCCTGGGTGCGTTTTTATCCGGCGGGATAGACTCTTCTCTGGTGGTGTCTTTTATGGCGAAGATATCATCTCAACCGGTTGCCACCCACACCATCGGGTTTGATGAAACAGGGTTCAACGAACTGCCGGCAGCCGGCATGGTGGCGGATTTTTTAAAAACAGACCACCACCAGTTCATCGTCAATCCGGATGCATCCCAGACCCTTGAAAAAATCGCCGCTTTTTTTGATGAACCGTTTGCCGATTCCAGTGCGCTTCCCACCTGGCATGTGTGTCGCATGGCCGGAAAAAATGTGACCGTGGCCCTGTCCGGAGACGGCGGGGATGAGGGATTCGGCGGATACACCTTCCGGTATCTGCCCCACCAGATGGAATCCAGACTGCGATCGGTGCTCCCGGCGGTTTTGAGAACCCCGCTGTTTTCTCTGATCGGTGCCCTGTATCCGGCCGGCCCCGGACTGCCCCGGTTCCTGCGGCTGAAAACCATCTTTGAAAACCTGGCTGTCAGCGATGCCCAGGCGTTTTACAACGACCTGATCTGGCTCAGGCAAAAGATCCGGCAGAACCTGTATGCAAAGGGTTTCATGGATGCCCTGAAAGGCTTCACCCCGGCGGAAACCGTGATGCCGGTGTATCAGAAAAGCAGCGGCACAGACCCGGTTTCCAGAAGCCAGCATACCGACATCCAGTGCTACATGACCGACGATGTGCTGGTCAAGGTGGACAGAATGAGCATGGCCCATTCCCTTGAAGTCAGAAATCCGCTGCTGGATTACCGGATCCTTGAATTTGCCGCTGCATTGCCCCTGAATTTGAAGGTGAGCCATGGGTCCGGCAAGCGGCTGCTGCGTCACCTTGCAGCAAAACACCTGCCTCCCCAAATTATAGATCTGCCCAAACAGGGATTTGCCATACCTGCGGCACACTGGCTTCGCAAGGATTTAAACGCGTTTGCCCATGATCATATCTTTAACAGTGAGGTGGTTCTGTCCTGTATGAACCCGGCACAGCTTCACACCCTGTGGTCCCGTCATCAGCAGGGAAGGGCGGACCACAGTGTTCTGCTCTGGGGCCTGATGATGCTGGGGCTGTGGGAAAAACAGTTTCACAAAGGACCGTTGCAATGA
- a CDS encoding GNAT family N-acetyltransferase, which yields MLSSTVFIRPTTSQDQGAWNHYVCNHPGGTAYQLSGFIRAVEAAYRFKSICFVAQSRQQNQGRVQGILPLIHLHAPFTKGALVSLPYCDAGGVLADSPETEAALLAHAMAYAAQKKIPEVAIRSVKPFAGLDPNLTRHSGKVRMVRALPDDPNCLLGSLKSKVRSQVKKPMRDGLKFHMGGRRLLPLFYRIFCENMHDLGSVVHSFEWFYRILAFYGSRAHIGVVTTPAGEPAAAGMILCHPCLVSVPWASSLRRFNSLNPNMLLYWGFLSFAAANGFKMLDFGRSTPDAGTFRFKKQWGAVPVDLHWAAFDPAVFPHLAPSKKQPAGRSGMKRNLAEAVIRKLPGPVSTGLGVLTRKYISL from the coding sequence ATGCTGAGTTCAACAGTTTTTATCCGGCCCACCACTTCTCAGGATCAGGGTGCATGGAACCACTATGTCTGCAACCATCCGGGCGGTACCGCATACCAGTTATCCGGGTTCATCCGGGCGGTTGAAGCGGCGTACCGGTTCAAAAGCATCTGTTTTGTGGCCCAGAGCCGGCAGCAGAACCAGGGCCGGGTACAAGGGATTCTGCCCCTGATTCATCTGCATGCGCCCTTTACAAAAGGGGCACTGGTGTCACTGCCCTATTGTGATGCCGGCGGAGTTCTGGCTGATTCACCTGAAACTGAAGCAGCCCTGCTTGCCCATGCAATGGCATATGCAGCCCAAAAAAAGATCCCTGAAGTGGCAATCCGGTCTGTGAAGCCTTTTGCCGGTCTGGATCCAAATCTTACGCGCCATTCCGGCAAGGTCAGGATGGTGCGGGCGCTGCCGGATGATCCAAACTGCCTGCTGGGATCTTTAAAATCCAAAGTCAGGAGCCAGGTAAAAAAACCGATGCGGGACGGCCTGAAGTTTCATATGGGCGGCCGCCGTCTTCTGCCCCTGTTTTACCGGATCTTTTGTGAAAACATGCATGATCTGGGATCAGTGGTGCATTCATTTGAATGGTTTTACCGGATTCTGGCTTTTTACGGCAGCCGTGCCCATATCGGGGTGGTGACCACGCCGGCAGGCGAGCCGGCCGCAGCAGGCATGATCCTGTGCCATCCCTGTCTGGTATCGGTTCCCTGGGCATCGTCTCTGCGCCGCTTCAATTCCTTGAACCCCAATATGCTGCTGTATTGGGGATTTTTGTCCTTTGCCGCTGCCAATGGTTTTAAAATGCTGGACTTTGGCCGGTCCACGCCCGATGCCGGCACATTCCGGTTTAAAAAACAGTGGGGAGCGGTCCCGGTTGATCTGCACTGGGCCGCGTTTGATCCGGCTGTGTTTCCGCATCTTGCCCCATCAAAGAAACAGCCGGCCGGCAGGTCAGGGATGAAAAGAAATCTGGCAGAAGCTGTAATAAGAAAACTGCCGGGGCCGGTGAGCACCGGTCTGGGCGTTCTGACCCGAAAGTATATTTCTCTTTAG
- a CDS encoding UDP-glucose dehydrogenase family protein — MKLTIIGTGYVGLVTGACFAEMGSRVTCVDIDTEKIENLKKGILPIYEPGLERIVQENMADGTLQFTTRLEDAARDCQIFFIAVGTPPGEDGSADLQYVRRVAARIGQCMTDYAVIVDKSTVPVGTADQVAEVVQEALDTRGIDLEFDVVSNPEFLKEGAAIQDFLKPDRIIVGANSERAAKIMTRLYAPFSMNRDKMILMNVRDAEMTKYAANAMLATKISFMNEIANICEHLGVDVENVRKGIGSDSRIGYSFIYPGAGYGGSCFPKDVKALIKTSKDTGVDPAVLAAVENRNNLQKKVLAEKIKARLGTDLSGRRFALWGLAFKPGTDDMREAASIVLIDNLLAAGATVCAYDPVAMAQAARELPEAWLESSRLILANDQYQALENADAMILVTEWKTFRRPDFKRMGQLLNQKIIFDGRNQYDPEEVAEFGFEYHGIGREAFHPADL, encoded by the coding sequence ATGAAACTGACAATCATCGGCACCGGGTATGTGGGGCTTGTAACCGGAGCCTGCTTTGCCGAAATGGGCAGCCGGGTCACCTGTGTGGACATTGACACCGAAAAAATTGAGAACCTGAAAAAAGGGATTCTGCCGATTTATGAGCCGGGCCTGGAAAGGATAGTCCAGGAGAATATGGCGGACGGCACATTACAGTTTACCACCCGTCTGGAAGACGCCGCCCGGGACTGCCAGATTTTTTTTATTGCCGTGGGCACCCCGCCGGGAGAAGACGGATCCGCTGATTTGCAGTATGTGCGCCGGGTGGCGGCCCGGATCGGGCAGTGCATGACCGATTACGCGGTGATTGTGGACAAATCCACAGTACCGGTGGGCACGGCCGACCAGGTGGCTGAAGTGGTGCAGGAAGCGCTGGACACCCGGGGAATTGATCTTGAATTCGATGTGGTGTCCAATCCGGAATTTCTCAAGGAAGGGGCCGCTATCCAGGATTTTCTCAAACCGGACCGGATCATTGTGGGAGCGAACTCGGAAAGGGCCGCCAAAATTATGACCCGGCTGTATGCCCCGTTTTCCATGAACCGGGACAAGATGATTCTCATGAACGTGCGGGATGCGGAGATGACCAAATATGCGGCCAATGCCATGCTGGCCACCAAGATTTCGTTCATGAACGAAATCGCCAACATCTGTGAACACCTGGGCGTGGATGTGGAAAATGTCAGAAAAGGAATCGGGTCCGACTCCCGCATCGGGTATTCGTTCATCTATCCCGGGGCCGGATATGGCGGGTCCTGTTTCCCCAAAGATGTCAAGGCATTAATTAAAACATCCAAAGATACCGGGGTGGACCCGGCAGTGCTGGCAGCGGTGGAAAACCGGAACAATCTTCAGAAAAAAGTGCTGGCTGAAAAAATCAAAGCCCGGTTGGGCACGGATCTGAGCGGCAGACGGTTTGCCCTCTGGGGACTGGCGTTCAAGCCCGGCACCGATGACATGAGAGAGGCCGCTTCCATCGTTCTCATAGACAATCTGCTTGCAGCCGGTGCCACCGTGTGTGCCTATGACCCGGTGGCCATGGCACAGGCAGCCAGAGAACTGCCCGAAGCGTGGCTGGAAAGCAGCCGCCTGATTTTGGCAAACGATCAGTACCAGGCATTGGAAAACGCGGATGCCATGATCCTGGTGACGGAATGGAAAACCTTCCGCCGCCCGGATTTCAAACGCATGGGACAGCTTTTGAACCAGAAGATCATTTTTGACGGCAGAAACCAGTATGATCCTGAAGAGGTGGCGGAATTTGGGTTTGAATACCACGGCATCGGCAGAGAAGCCTTCCATCCTGCTGACCTTTGA
- a CDS encoding glycosyltransferase — protein sequence MNKRVAYVVHSLNLGGTERLAADMALALHKEYDIRIICLDEPGIWADPIRRAGIPVLSLYRQPGLDLRLPVMLARYAARNLIHFFHAHQCTPWFYTGLSRLLYPRPKLLFEEHGRLYPEVLNKKRRAFNRMVLQRLTHTVTAVSHDVKNRLFLYEGLDPDKTHVVYNGTRPLPAMAPDERRALRARFGFTQKDVVAGFIGRLDPIKNLCVVLDGFQTALAGCPDLKLLIIGDGPLFNEIKEKIIHMSLSDHVVLAGYQKDAAALAPVLDVFVLASLSEGTSMALLEAMSAGVPAIVSNAGGNPEIVVNNQTGWVVPTGDGAALSRALTEAALDKRKSQAMGNQANKRFLENFTFDRMIHTYKTLYQQL from the coding sequence GTGAACAAACGGGTGGCATATGTGGTGCATTCCTTGAACTTAGGCGGTACAGAACGCCTGGCAGCTGACATGGCCCTGGCACTGCATAAAGAATATGATATCCGGATCATCTGCCTGGATGAACCCGGGATCTGGGCGGACCCGATCAGGAGGGCCGGCATACCGGTATTGTCCCTTTACCGCCAGCCCGGACTGGATCTGCGGCTGCCGGTAATGCTGGCCCGGTATGCGGCCCGGAACCTTATCCATTTTTTTCACGCCCATCAGTGCACCCCCTGGTTTTATACCGGGTTATCACGGCTGCTGTATCCCAGGCCGAAACTTTTGTTTGAAGAACACGGCCGGCTGTATCCTGAGGTGCTCAATAAAAAAAGGCGGGCGTTCAACCGGATGGTTTTGCAGAGACTGACACACACGGTGACCGCCGTGTCCCATGATGTGAAAAACCGGTTGTTTCTCTATGAAGGCCTTGACCCGGACAAAACCCATGTGGTGTATAACGGGACCCGGCCCCTGCCTGCCATGGCCCCGGATGAACGCAGGGCCTTGCGGGCCAGATTCGGTTTCACTCAAAAAGATGTGGTGGCCGGATTTATCGGCCGGCTGGATCCCATTAAAAATCTCTGTGTTGTTCTGGATGGATTTCAGACAGCTTTGGCCGGCTGTCCTGACCTGAAACTGTTGATCATCGGGGATGGGCCCCTGTTCAATGAAATCAAAGAAAAAATTATTCACATGTCGCTTTCCGATCATGTGGTCCTGGCCGGGTATCAGAAAGATGCCGCTGCCCTGGCACCGGTACTGGACGTATTTGTTCTGGCAAGTTTGAGTGAAGGCACATCCATGGCTCTTCTTGAGGCCATGTCCGCCGGGGTTCCAGCCATTGTCAGCAATGCCGGGGGCAACCCTGAAATTGTTGTAAACAACCAGACCGGATGGGTGGTACCTACAGGGGATGGTGCCGCCCTGTCCAGGGCACTGACAGAAGCGGCCCTGGATAAAAGAAAATCACAGGCAATGGGAAATCAGGCAAACAAAAGGTTTCTGGAAAACTTTACGTTTGATCGGATGATACACACCTATAAAACCCTTTACCAGCAGTTATAG
- a CDS encoding glycosyltransferase — protein MTHTVSVIIPAYNEEACLPRCLKSIADLDWPKTHLEVIIIDNGSIDSTCDIARASGAIVLQDDTKNVSGLRNLGAEHARGDILAFVDADCVVSPDWVACAARYFEDDTVAAWGSAPKIPENATWVQNTWFIVRQKKTHVADVDWLESMNLFVAKKVFMKAGGFDESLETCEDVDFSYRVSAYGKIVSDRSIKVVHLGEAATMAEFFKKELWRGRSSFSGVFAHGISFKELPSLAVPVYFGIFLPACLIFLMFHLTAATGWMVLAAACFPLLPALYKLRGKKTDLTQKLQLTVLLYLYFTARTMAVVFLKKHD, from the coding sequence ATGACACACACAGTCAGCGTTATCATTCCCGCGTATAACGAAGAAGCCTGTCTGCCGCGGTGCCTTAAATCCATTGCAGATCTGGACTGGCCCAAAACGCACCTGGAAGTGATTATCATTGACAATGGATCCATTGACAGCACCTGTGATATTGCCCGCGCATCAGGTGCCATTGTGTTACAAGATGATACAAAAAATGTTTCTGGCCTCAGAAACCTGGGGGCCGAGCATGCCAGAGGAGATATCCTGGCATTTGTGGATGCCGACTGTGTGGTCTCGCCTGACTGGGTTGCCTGTGCGGCCCGGTATTTTGAGGATGATACTGTTGCTGCCTGGGGATCGGCCCCAAAGATCCCTGAAAACGCCACATGGGTTCAGAACACCTGGTTCATTGTCCGACAAAAAAAAACACATGTGGCTGATGTTGACTGGCTTGAATCCATGAATTTGTTTGTGGCAAAAAAGGTGTTTATGAAAGCCGGCGGGTTTGATGAATCTTTGGAAACCTGCGAAGATGTTGATTTTTCCTACCGGGTATCTGCATATGGAAAAATTGTGTCAGACCGCTCCATAAAGGTGGTTCATCTGGGAGAGGCAGCCACCATGGCAGAATTTTTCAAAAAAGAGCTGTGGCGGGGCAGGTCAAGTTTTTCCGGAGTGTTTGCCCACGGTATCTCTTTCAAGGAGCTGCCAAGTCTTGCAGTGCCGGTCTATTTCGGGATATTTCTGCCGGCCTGTCTGATTTTTCTGATGTTTCATCTCACAGCTGCAACAGGTTGGATGGTGCTGGCTGCGGCCTGTTTTCCTCTCCTGCCGGCCCTGTATAAATTAAGAGGAAAAAAAACAGATCTGACCCAAAAACTGCAGTTGACTGTACTATTGTATCTTTATTTTACTGCCCGGACCATGGCAGTGGTTTTTTTAAAAAAACATGACTGA